From one Bacillus sp. FJAT-42376 genomic stretch:
- a CDS encoding glycosyltransferase family 2 protein: MKILTVFTPSFNRAYCLHQVYESLKMQTNKNFKWLIIDDGSTDHTRSLVNQWKEENIVEIKYIWQDNQGMHGAHNTAYENIDTELNVCIDSDDFMPVDAVEKILAFWQVYGSDKVSGIIGLDADHSGRVIGTKLPLKIHQSSLYDIYHKFKVKGDKKLVYRTELTKKFPYPLFTGEKYVGLAYKYFKLDQEYKMLLLNEVLCIVEYLPDGSSLNIYKQYKNNPNGFAFYRKELMKLSYAGISFKFRQAVHYVSSSLFSKNHRFLQQSPSKFLTVLASPAGFILYHFIRSKNRAV, encoded by the coding sequence ATGAAAATATTAACTGTATTCACACCTTCTTTTAATAGGGCATATTGTCTTCATCAAGTTTATGAGAGTTTAAAGATGCAGACAAATAAAAATTTTAAATGGCTCATTATTGATGACGGTTCAACGGATCATACCCGAAGCTTGGTAAATCAATGGAAAGAAGAAAACATAGTAGAGATTAAGTACATTTGGCAGGACAATCAAGGTATGCATGGGGCCCATAATACAGCCTATGAAAATATAGATACAGAGCTGAATGTATGTATCGATTCTGATGACTTTATGCCAGTTGATGCGGTAGAGAAAATTCTCGCGTTTTGGCAGGTGTACGGAAGTGACAAAGTGAGCGGAATAATTGGACTGGATGCGGACCACAGCGGCAGAGTGATTGGCACGAAGCTTCCTTTAAAGATTCACCAGTCGAGTTTATATGATATTTACCATAAATTTAAAGTAAAAGGGGACAAAAAACTGGTCTATAGGACGGAGTTAACAAAAAAGTTTCCTTACCCGTTATTTACCGGTGAAAAGTACGTGGGTTTGGCATACAAATACTTCAAATTGGATCAGGAATATAAAATGCTTTTATTGAATGAGGTCCTATGTATTGTGGAGTATCTTCCAGACGGTTCTTCATTAAACATTTATAAACAGTACAAAAATAATCCCAATGGTTTTGCGTTTTATCGCAAGGAACTTATGAAACTTTCCTATGCAGGAATATCTTTCAAATTCAGACAGGCAGTTCACTATGTTTCCAGCAGTCTCTTCAGCAAAAATCATCGATTTTTACAGCAATCACCTTCAAAGTTTTTAACTGTGCTTGCTTCACCTGCGGGATTCATTTTGTATCATTTCATCCGTTCAAAAAATAGAGCTGTTTAG
- a CDS encoding glycosyltransferase family 4 protein codes for MAKKVLLTATVDYHFKAFHLPVMKWFKEQNWEVHIAASGDLDLPYADVKYNIPIQRSPIKSQNMYAFKELKNIICENEYDIIHCHTPMGGVLTRLAAMKARKKGTKLIYTAHGFHFCKGSSASSWFVFYPIERLLAAFTDCLITINHEDYNLAEAHSFPSRIIERVNGVGVNTERFNRINSSVRDKSRRLFGFDENQFLLFNAAEFNKNKNQELLIRALALIKEKVPNVRLLLAGEGVLLDRCTQLARELKTDHLIQFLGFRKDIAELLPLCDAAVGPSFREGLPVNIMEAMACGLPVIAADNRGHRELIISGQNGWLVRQGDIEDMAARILQCSRYPKQQLQKMGIAGREKIEKKYSEQIVLEQKKSIYSAYMNEKGRPEWAVL; via the coding sequence ATGGCTAAAAAAGTGCTTTTGACTGCAACAGTTGACTATCATTTTAAAGCTTTTCATTTACCTGTTATGAAGTGGTTTAAGGAACAAAATTGGGAGGTTCATATAGCCGCCTCAGGAGATTTGGACTTGCCTTATGCAGATGTTAAATATAATATTCCAATCCAGAGGTCCCCTATTAAATCACAAAATATGTATGCATTTAAAGAATTAAAAAATATTATTTGTGAGAATGAATACGACATCATTCATTGCCATACTCCTATGGGGGGAGTGCTCACAAGATTAGCTGCAATGAAAGCACGGAAGAAAGGGACGAAACTTATTTATACTGCTCATGGATTCCATTTCTGTAAAGGCAGCTCTGCTTCAAGCTGGTTTGTATTTTATCCTATCGAACGATTACTAGCTGCCTTTACAGACTGCCTGATAACAATTAACCATGAGGATTACAATCTGGCTGAAGCACATTCATTCCCTAGCAGGATAATTGAACGGGTTAATGGAGTTGGAGTCAATACAGAGCGATTTAATAGAATCAATTCTTCCGTAAGAGATAAATCAAGGAGATTATTTGGGTTTGACGAAAATCAGTTTCTTTTGTTCAATGCAGCTGAATTTAACAAAAACAAAAATCAGGAGCTGCTTATCCGTGCTCTGGCTCTAATCAAAGAAAAAGTCCCAAATGTGAGACTTCTTCTTGCTGGAGAAGGAGTGCTGTTAGATAGATGTACGCAGCTGGCAAGAGAATTAAAAACGGATCACCTCATTCAGTTTCTCGGTTTTAGAAAGGATATTGCGGAGTTATTGCCACTTTGCGATGCGGCGGTTGGTCCAAGTTTCAGAGAAGGTCTTCCAGTAAATATTATGGAGGCAATGGCTTGCGGCTTACCTGTCATTGCAGCCGATAACAGGGGACACAGGGAACTGATTATTTCTGGGCAAAATGGATGGCTCGTTAGACAGGGGGATATAGAAGATATGGCTGCGAGAATTTTGCAGTGCAGCAGGTATCCTAAGCAGCAGCTCCAGAAAATGGGGATAGCAGGCAGAGAGAAAATTGAAAAAAAATACAGTGAACAGATTGTTCTAGAGCAAAAAAAATCGATTTATTCAGCCTATATGAATGAAAAGGGGAGACCGGAATGGGCCGTCCTGTAA
- the comGG gene encoding competence type IV pilus minor pilin ComGG, which yields MVINKRPNGFIYPFTVMLILLFLMTALHLAQMLIIEKKYYEDTKNFYLLQHLISTGASQSFKKAVTGEEGELIMEDTAGTIRFSIARASADRRTVDLEFRLKKEPVFHASYDLNIRTIQISNWNEW from the coding sequence ATGGTCATAAATAAGCGGCCTAACGGTTTTATCTATCCATTTACTGTCATGCTGATTTTGCTATTTCTAATGACGGCCCTCCACCTGGCACAAATGCTGATCATTGAAAAAAAGTATTATGAGGATACAAAAAACTTTTATCTGCTGCAGCACCTCATTTCTACTGGTGCTTCTCAATCTTTCAAAAAAGCGGTGACAGGAGAGGAAGGGGAGCTGATCATGGAAGACACAGCTGGAACAATTCGATTTTCTATTGCTCGAGCTTCTGCTGATAGAAGAACGGTTGATCTGGAATTCAGGCTGAAAAAAGAGCCTGTTTTTCATGCTTCGTATGATTTAAACATCCGCACAATACAAATATCAAATTGGAATGAATGGTAG
- a CDS encoding nucleoside-diphosphate sugar epimerase/dehydratase, producing MTFRTRLSILILIDSFIVLTAVFFSRFIVSADIHVATLPIIISSLALLICHHVFSYIYKLYKKAWEYASIDELMMIMKAVTFSIMTAGIVQEVAFQDVYFRLLAVTWMLHMLLIGGSRFCWRMYRDSLMKATSNKKRTLIIGAGSAGTMVARQLKNNREAELKPIAFIDDSKRKQKLDIMGLPVIGGVSQIAGAVEKLSIENIVIAIPSLKKKELNRIFLECAKTSAKTKILPMLEDLVTGKVAVSQFRDVQVEDLLGREPIQLDIESISEYVHGKTVLVTGAGGSIGSEICRQISKFNPSVLVLLGHGENSIYSIEMELKALYSETSIQFVTEIAELQDFNKIKEVMSKHQPHVVYHTAAHKHVPLMERNPEEAVKNNLIGTKNAAEAASWSGVETFVMVSTDKAVNPTSVMGATKRLAEMVIQSMDTISQTRFVAVRFGNVLGSRGSVIPLFKKQIQNGGPVTVTHPDMIRYFMTIPEASRLVIQAGALASGGEIFVLDMGDPVKIVDLARNLIILSGNAVEDIEIEFTGIRPGEKLFEELLQKEEVYEEQIYPKIYIGKKSELLIDEIDHLITSYPNMSSVELKEKLLELANKRPAVKELLSVPG from the coding sequence TTGACTTTTCGGACAAGACTTTCAATACTCATTCTGATCGATTCCTTCATTGTGTTAACTGCTGTGTTTTTCAGCCGCTTTATTGTTTCAGCAGATATACATGTAGCAACTCTTCCAATCATCATTAGCTCTCTGGCACTTCTTATCTGCCATCATGTATTTTCTTATATATACAAGCTTTATAAAAAAGCATGGGAGTATGCGAGCATAGATGAGCTGATGATGATTATGAAAGCTGTGACATTTTCCATAATGACCGCTGGAATTGTACAGGAAGTTGCTTTTCAGGATGTGTATTTCCGGCTTCTTGCCGTAACATGGATGCTTCATATGCTATTAATTGGGGGTTCGAGATTTTGCTGGAGAATGTATAGAGATTCACTTATGAAAGCAACCAGCAATAAGAAGCGGACGCTTATTATAGGAGCAGGGTCAGCAGGTACGATGGTTGCCAGGCAGCTCAAAAACAATCGAGAAGCTGAATTGAAGCCGATCGCATTCATAGATGACAGCAAAAGAAAACAAAAGCTGGACATCATGGGTCTCCCGGTTATTGGAGGGGTCAGCCAGATTGCGGGGGCTGTTGAGAAGCTATCAATAGAAAATATTGTAATAGCCATTCCTTCGCTAAAGAAGAAAGAATTAAACAGGATTTTTTTAGAGTGTGCGAAAACCTCTGCAAAAACCAAAATATTACCGATGCTTGAAGATTTGGTCACCGGAAAAGTAGCCGTGAGTCAGTTCCGGGATGTGCAGGTGGAGGACCTATTGGGAAGAGAGCCGATACAGCTTGATATAGAAAGCATTTCTGAGTATGTACATGGAAAAACAGTCCTGGTTACAGGTGCAGGCGGATCGATAGGATCGGAGATTTGCCGCCAGATTTCTAAGTTTAATCCCAGTGTTCTAGTTCTATTAGGGCACGGAGAAAATAGCATTTACTCAATCGAAATGGAATTAAAGGCCCTTTATAGTGAGACCAGCATTCAGTTTGTTACAGAAATAGCGGAGCTTCAGGATTTCAATAAAATAAAGGAAGTAATGTCAAAACATCAACCGCATGTTGTCTATCACACGGCTGCGCACAAGCATGTTCCTCTGATGGAGCGAAATCCCGAAGAGGCAGTAAAAAATAACTTGATTGGAACAAAGAATGCTGCTGAAGCTGCAAGCTGGAGTGGGGTAGAAACATTTGTCATGGTTTCGACAGATAAGGCGGTAAATCCAACCAGCGTGATGGGCGCTACAAAAAGACTGGCAGAAATGGTCATTCAAAGTATGGATACAATAAGTCAAACACGATTTGTAGCAGTTCGTTTTGGGAATGTGCTCGGTAGCAGGGGAAGCGTTATTCCTCTTTTCAAAAAACAAATTCAAAATGGCGGGCCGGTCACGGTCACTCATCCTGATATGATTCGATATTTCATGACCATTCCAGAAGCTTCCAGATTGGTTATTCAAGCAGGAGCATTGGCAAGCGGAGGCGAAATTTTCGTATTGGATATGGGAGATCCGGTGAAAATAGTGGACCTTGCCCGAAATTTAATCATTCTGTCCGGGAATGCAGTAGAGGATATTGAAATCGAATTCACAGGTATCCGTCCAGGAGAAAAACTTTTTGAAGAGCTTCTGCAGAAAGAGGAAGTATATGAAGAACAGATCTATCCTAAAATTTATATTGGCAAAAAATCGGAACTTCTTATAGATGAAATTGATCATTTGATTACCTCTTATCCGAACATGAGTTCAGTGGAACTTAAAGAAAAGCTGTTAGAGCTTGCTAATAAACGTCCGGCAGTGAAGGAGCTTTTATCCGTTCCGGGTTAA
- the comGB gene encoding competence type IV pilus assembly protein ComGB has protein sequence MKSRWKSREQALFITRLNGLIQKGYSLDEAIRFLSLQIDKKKRADLQHCLEELKRGIPFFQIMHQLKFQRDVVTYLFFAEQHGDLAFSLNESAELLQRKQDQYKKIEKMLRYPVLLILIMFGVLYIVQHVIAPQFLSVYDSMNMKPSFLNTVLFGSFQFISAFASVLPVIAVLCSAFYFLSFRKMKPSKQMGLLMRIPLLREGLKLFNSYYISLQLSNLLKGGLSYYESLLIFKEQSLHPFFSEEANRMIARLKNGEHFEGLFDVVHYDPQLREIAAYGQKNGRLHRELYTYSQYTLTRLESALSAAAAVIQPVIFSVVGLIVLLVYLSMILPMYQMINQI, from the coding sequence ATGAAGAGTAGGTGGAAAAGCCGGGAACAGGCCCTCTTTATTACCCGGTTAAACGGTCTTATTCAGAAAGGATACTCACTGGACGAAGCGATTCGCTTTTTATCTTTGCAGATAGATAAAAAGAAAAGAGCGGACCTTCAGCACTGTCTGGAAGAACTGAAAAGAGGAATTCCATTTTTTCAGATTATGCACCAGCTCAAATTTCAGCGTGATGTAGTGACGTATTTATTTTTTGCTGAGCAGCATGGAGATCTGGCTTTCTCACTGAATGAGAGTGCCGAGCTTCTGCAAAGGAAACAGGACCAGTATAAAAAAATTGAAAAAATGCTCAGATATCCCGTTCTTCTCATTTTAATTATGTTCGGTGTTTTATATATTGTTCAGCATGTAATTGCCCCGCAATTTCTCTCTGTATACGATTCCATGAATATGAAGCCTTCCTTTTTAAACACAGTCCTTTTCGGCAGTTTTCAGTTCATATCTGCCTTTGCATCAGTTCTTCCGGTCATTGCCGTTCTTTGTTCTGCCTTTTATTTTCTTTCCTTTAGAAAAATGAAACCCTCTAAACAGATGGGGCTTCTTATGAGAATTCCTTTGCTGCGTGAAGGATTAAAGCTTTTTAACAGCTATTATATCAGCCTTCAGCTTAGCAATCTGCTGAAGGGAGGCTTGTCTTATTATGAGAGCCTGCTGATCTTCAAAGAACAGAGTCTGCACCCGTTTTTCAGTGAAGAAGCAAATAGAATGATCGCCCGGTTAAAAAACGGGGAACATTTTGAAGGTCTTTTCGACGTGGTCCACTATGACCCACAGCTTCGAGAAATCGCCGCTTATGGCCAAAAGAACGGGAGGCTGCACCGGGAGCTGTATACGTACAGCCAGTATACACTCACAAGGCTGGAATCAGCACTTTCCGCAGCAGCAGCGGTCATTCAGCCAGTTATTTTCAGTGTGGTCGGGCTTATCGTTCTCCTTGTTTATCTTTCTATGATTCTCCCGATGTATCAGATGATCAATCAAATTTAG
- a CDS encoding YqzE family protein, translated as MSSNDYVKYVTQQVVKYMDTPKEQRQQQKEIKKEMRTPFWSRWFGVLPFSIMLWVRKRKERR; from the coding sequence ATGTCATCCAATGACTATGTGAAATATGTAACCCAGCAAGTCGTAAAATATATGGATACACCTAAAGAACAGCGGCAGCAGCAAAAAGAGATTAAAAAGGAAATGCGAACTCCTTTTTGGAGCAGGTGGTTTGGGGTGCTGCCGTTTTCGATTATGCTTTGGGTGAGGAAAAGGAAAGAGAGACGATGA
- a CDS encoding type II secretion system protein, whose amino-acid sequence MLKKYNGFSLLESIASFSIWCMAVLTLLPVIVTVMQQRENARLEIQSIKYLQSYTRDRMAGKSLAETEYIEVGGVSYTIQNKSDQSCLSWKDVQSNEREYCFQIH is encoded by the coding sequence TTGTTAAAAAAGTATAATGGCTTCTCGCTTCTTGAATCCATTGCCTCTTTTTCAATATGGTGTATGGCTGTGCTGACCCTGCTTCCGGTTATTGTCACGGTTATGCAGCAAAGGGAAAATGCACGCTTGGAGATTCAATCAATAAAATACCTGCAAAGCTATACCCGGGACAGAATGGCTGGGAAAAGCCTTGCTGAAACGGAATACATTGAAGTGGGGGGAGTTTCGTATACCATTCAAAACAAGTCTGATCAGTCCTGTTTATCCTGGAAAGACGTCCAAAGCAACGAAAGAGAATATTGCTTCCAAATTCACTGA
- a CDS encoding Wzz/FepE/Etk N-terminal domain-containing protein — protein sequence MEKEIDLKNLFSVIKRRIWILVTSVLLFSFAGAIYSTYFITPVYDSTARMVIRDDTKFFNTLTEVIREPVIMTKVAAELELNRSPQRLASQISVSPVGESQIVQLTVTDTDPVLAAKIANSTMKHYIEELPRLLNFKNIKILTAATENVQSYKENPINKIMMGMVIGLVIGIGLIFLSDSLDDTVRNESEIEKLAGLPVLGTVSKINRKTAPHNKNKRLKLSIRGESVVTYK from the coding sequence GTGGAAAAGGAGATAGATTTAAAAAATTTATTCAGTGTCATAAAGCGGAGAATCTGGATTCTTGTTACTTCTGTTCTCTTATTTTCATTTGCAGGAGCAATATATAGTACGTACTTTATTACACCTGTATATGATTCCACTGCAAGGATGGTCATTAGGGATGATACTAAGTTTTTTAATACTTTAACGGAAGTAATACGGGAGCCTGTTATTATGACAAAGGTTGCAGCCGAATTAGAACTAAACAGGTCTCCTCAAAGACTGGCATCCCAAATATCTGTATCTCCGGTAGGTGAATCTCAAATTGTCCAGCTTACAGTGACGGATACAGATCCCGTTTTGGCAGCCAAAATAGCCAATTCTACGATGAAGCATTATATAGAAGAGCTGCCAAGGCTTTTAAACTTTAAAAATATTAAAATACTCACTGCTGCTACAGAGAACGTACAATCTTACAAAGAAAATCCCATTAATAAAATTATGATGGGAATGGTCATTGGTCTGGTAATCGGCATCGGTTTAATCTTCCTGTCAGACTCTCTCGATGATACGGTTCGCAATGAGTCTGAAATTGAAAAACTTGCTGGGCTTCCAGTACTCGGTACAGTATCTAAAATTAATCGGAAAACAGCCCCGCATAACAAGAATAAAAGGCTGAAGCTTTCTATAAGGGGTGAATCTGTTGTTACATATAAATAA
- a CDS encoding CpsD/CapB family tyrosine-protein kinase, producing the protein MLHINKRSATKTDKHRLISFFSPMSKIADQYRSIRTNIQLNPESEKFTSFIVTSPGYKEGKSTTSANLAISFSSQGKKVLLIDGDSRKPSLHTTFKIDNTVGLSDVLRGVSRLEEAVGRTEIGRMDIMTSGAIKFNHSELLASPSLRNIIQYAGREYDCIVIDAPPILETSDVKVMANQCEGLILVARAGRTDQSKLVEAKKRLETFDTAILGIILNDLGH; encoded by the coding sequence TTGTTACATATAAATAAGCGTTCTGCAACTAAAACAGATAAACACAGATTGATATCTTTTTTTAGCCCAATGTCTAAAATTGCAGACCAATATCGTTCCATCAGGACAAACATACAGCTAAATCCAGAGAGTGAAAAATTCACATCATTTATAGTTACATCGCCAGGATATAAAGAGGGAAAATCCACCACAAGTGCCAATTTAGCCATTTCATTTTCCTCTCAGGGAAAAAAAGTTCTTCTGATTGATGGCGATTCTAGAAAGCCAAGTCTGCACACAACATTTAAAATTGATAACACAGTCGGTTTAAGTGATGTACTGAGGGGCGTAAGCAGGCTTGAAGAAGCAGTTGGCAGAACAGAAATAGGCCGTATGGATATTATGACAAGCGGTGCTATAAAGTTTAATCACTCTGAATTACTGGCTTCTCCGTCTTTAAGGAATATCATTCAATATGCTGGACGGGAGTACGATTGTATCGTTATTGATGCGCCACCTATTTTAGAAACCTCTGATGTAAAGGTCATGGCAAATCAATGTGAAGGTCTTATCCTGGTAGCGAGGGCCGGCAGGACAGATCAATCAAAGCTAGTTGAAGCAAAGAAGAGATTAGAAACATTTGATACGGCCATTCTTGGAATCATTTTAAATGATTTAGGTCATTGA
- a CDS encoding shikimate kinase gives MELIILTGFMGAGKTTAGIELGKKLNIPVYDTDHLLEEKFRMQVKEIFSAYGEERFRLAETEILHDLPKAPAVITTGGGIVIKEENRTLLKKLGKIFFLNCDFDVLYGRLEEDTARPLLREKNKDQMKDLFISRKPFYLDGSVPIDTTGKPPEAVALEIISRL, from the coding sequence GTGGAATTAATTATTTTAACAGGATTTATGGGAGCGGGAAAAACAACAGCCGGGATTGAGCTTGGAAAGAAATTAAACATTCCTGTGTACGATACAGATCATCTGCTGGAAGAAAAATTCCGCATGCAGGTAAAAGAAATCTTTTCTGCATATGGAGAAGAAAGATTCCGTCTTGCTGAAACTGAAATCCTCCATGATCTGCCGAAAGCACCTGCGGTGATTACAACCGGCGGAGGCATTGTGATAAAAGAAGAAAATCGCACGCTGCTGAAAAAGCTTGGGAAGATTTTCTTTTTAAACTGTGATTTTGACGTTCTTTACGGGAGACTGGAAGAGGATACAGCCCGGCCGCTTCTGCGGGAAAAGAACAAAGACCAAATGAAAGACCTTTTTATCAGCAGAAAACCGTTCTACCTGGATGGATCCGTTCCGATTGACACAACTGGAAAACCTCCGGAAGCGGTTGCCCTTGAGATCATCTCAAGATTATAA
- the comGC gene encoding competence type IV pilus major pilin ComGC yields the protein MKKQKGFTLIEMLIVLLVITILLLVTIPNIANHSSNIQNKGCSGLRNMISAQAEAYRMNKEKVPTIADLKTEGYIKSNKCPDGSEVTLDTNGAVVEASK from the coding sequence ATGAAAAAACAAAAAGGCTTCACCCTTATTGAAATGCTCATTGTTCTCCTTGTCATTACCATTCTTTTGCTTGTCACCATTCCTAATATCGCAAATCACAGCAGCAATATACAGAACAAAGGCTGTTCCGGCTTGCGGAATATGATTTCTGCTCAAGCTGAAGCCTACCGGATGAATAAAGAGAAGGTGCCAACCATTGCAGATTTAAAAACGGAAGGCTATATTAAATCGAACAAATGCCCGGATGGCAGTGAAGTAACATTGGATACAAACGGTGCCGTTGTTGAAGCATCGAAATAA
- a CDS encoding glycosyltransferase family 1 protein codes for MGRPVRILHTVVNMNRGGAETMIMNLYRHIDRSKVQFDFLTCNEGVFDEEIRLLGGVIHRIPYMTESGHFNYIRNLNHFFHRHSYYKIVHSHMDKMSGFVLQAAKKQGIPVRIAHSHNTESEGNIFAKIYKNYSGKLIGQASTHHFACSNAAAQWLYGEQDPKKVVMKNGIAPERFKHTPEIRDRLKKELGLNHKYVIGHVGRFNLQKNHDFLIDIFYECTKKYMDLHLVLAGDGQLKQQMEDKVTRLKLTDKVSFLGVRHDIDQLLQAFDLFVFPSFHEGLPVTLIEAQGSGLPCIISDRITKEADMGVNLVTYLSLDHQEKWISAIPQELLRKKQRVIPDSALAKKGYDIRHTADWVQEFYLSAAR; via the coding sequence ATGGGCCGTCCTGTAAGAATCCTCCACACAGTAGTCAATATGAACCGCGGAGGGGCTGAAACTATGATTATGAATCTTTACCGCCACATTGACCGTTCCAAAGTTCAGTTTGACTTTTTAACTTGCAATGAAGGGGTGTTTGATGAAGAAATTCGTCTTCTCGGGGGAGTCATCCACCGCATCCCATATATGACAGAAAGCGGGCATTTTAACTATATACGAAATTTGAATCACTTCTTTCACCGTCATTCATATTATAAAATTGTTCATTCTCACATGGATAAAATGAGCGGATTTGTCCTTCAGGCTGCAAAAAAACAAGGAATTCCAGTTCGAATAGCCCATAGTCACAATACTGAAAGTGAAGGGAATATTTTTGCGAAAATCTATAAAAACTATTCAGGGAAATTGATTGGCCAAGCTTCTACCCATCATTTTGCATGCTCAAATGCAGCTGCGCAATGGCTATATGGAGAGCAGGATCCGAAAAAAGTGGTTATGAAAAATGGGATAGCTCCCGAAAGATTTAAGCATACACCCGAAATCAGAGACCGATTAAAGAAGGAACTCGGCCTCAATCATAAATATGTCATTGGACACGTCGGGAGATTCAATCTGCAGAAAAATCATGATTTTTTAATTGATATTTTTTATGAGTGTACAAAAAAATACATGGATCTTCACCTAGTTTTAGCAGGAGATGGCCAGCTCAAGCAGCAAATGGAAGATAAAGTGACCCGATTAAAATTAACCGACAAAGTCAGTTTTCTGGGAGTCAGGCATGATATAGATCAACTGCTTCAAGCATTTGATCTATTCGTTTTTCCATCCTTTCATGAAGGCTTGCCGGTAACGTTGATCGAGGCGCAAGGATCGGGCCTTCCATGCATTATTTCCGATAGGATAACTAAAGAGGCGGATATGGGAGTTAATTTGGTTACCTATTTATCACTCGATCATCAAGAAAAATGGATTTCAGCTATTCCACAGGAGCTCCTTCGAAAAAAACAAAGAGTCATCCCTGATTCTGCATTAGCCAAAAAGGGATATGATATCCGGCACACAGCAGATTGGGTTCAGGAATTTTATTTATCAGCTGCGAGGTGA
- the comGD gene encoding competence type IV pilus minor pilin ComGD has product MKHRNKKNGFTLIEALLVLSIFTVLSLTALLHFQPVQEELLAEHFFEQFQKDILFAQQHAVMTRIPCTLIFNQDETGYRIRHGRAAETKDLLSRKLPEGMKIVMESLGLKVTFLTNGNISDSGTVGIMYRKQAYRVTFYLGKGRFVVKKV; this is encoded by the coding sequence TTGAAGCATCGAAATAAGAAGAACGGCTTTACTCTTATTGAGGCCCTGCTCGTTCTTTCCATATTTACGGTCCTGTCGTTAACGGCTCTTCTTCATTTTCAGCCCGTACAGGAAGAGCTGTTGGCTGAACACTTTTTTGAGCAGTTTCAAAAGGATATTTTATTTGCGCAGCAGCATGCCGTGATGACGAGAATACCATGCACCCTTATTTTTAATCAGGATGAGACCGGCTATCGGATCAGACACGGAAGGGCTGCTGAAACGAAAGATCTCCTCAGCCGAAAACTTCCGGAAGGAATGAAAATCGTGATGGAGTCTTTAGGCCTGAAGGTCACCTTTCTTACGAACGGCAATATATCGGATAGCGGTACGGTAGGGATTATGTATAGAAAACAAGCGTATAGAGTGACATTTTATTTGGGGAAGGGGCGGTTTGTTGTTAAAAAAGTATAA
- the comGF gene encoding competence type IV pilus minor pilin ComGF gives MKWGEFRIPFKTSLISPVYPGKTSKATKENIASKFTDSKGFSFLNMLLSLGIFSLIVSSLLPLLLFFYKSIEGYSDISHLEWEFFSEQAVNELKAAENPAVTGETLSFRNGLGQTVTYQRYNTYVRRQINHTGNEIILQKVQKAEMKASNGLITIRVISKSGKSRSVSVGSLIYGHK, from the coding sequence TTGAAGTGGGGGGAGTTTCGTATACCATTCAAAACAAGTCTGATCAGTCCTGTTTATCCTGGAAAGACGTCCAAAGCAACGAAAGAGAATATTGCTTCCAAATTCACTGATTCGAAAGGCTTTTCATTTTTGAATATGCTGCTTTCCCTCGGGATTTTCAGCTTAATTGTGTCCTCCCTGCTTCCCCTTCTCCTTTTTTTCTACAAGTCCATTGAAGGATACAGTGATATAAGCCATCTTGAGTGGGAGTTTTTCAGTGAACAGGCAGTCAACGAACTCAAAGCTGCCGAAAATCCTGCCGTCACAGGTGAGACTCTCTCTTTCCGCAACGGACTGGGGCAGACCGTCACGTATCAGCGATATAACACCTATGTAAGAAGGCAAATCAATCATACAGGCAATGAAATTATCCTGCAGAAAGTACAAAAGGCAGAGATGAAAGCTTCTAACGGACTCATTACCATTCGTGTGATCAGTAAGAGCGGGAAATCCCGTTCAGTATCGGTCGGGTCTCTCATATATGGTCATAAATAA